The Paenarthrobacter aurescens region ACGGAACTGCTCCCCGGCGCCGGCCTCAAGTAGGAGTTTTTGTACAGCTGATGCCCTTATGGAGCCCCGTTAAGGGCATCAGCTGTACAAAAACTCTCAGCTTTGGCGAGTGCGGAGCAGCGCGTAATAGCCCGGGATGAGGTCCGGGGACGACGGATTGCTCAACGGCCGGGTTTCTATGCTCGTTGAGCCTTCCTCAACAAGGTTCCAATCCGCCGTCGGGAAGGCTCTGGCCCGTTGCACGGCTCCGAAACGCCCAGGCATGGGCAGTCCGCGGATGGCCCCTTCAAGCGGCGCGGGAATGGACTTGCGTGTGGCCCCGAGGTGACTGACGTAGTCCACGGGCGTGCCCGGGAAGTTGGTCTCGGCCAGGAAAACGCCACCGCGGCTCCCGACGACGGGTACCAGGTTTGCGGCCAAAGCGGCCTGGCCGCTGCGGTCCAATACGTGCAGAACGCCACGAATGAAAACGTTCGCGTTGCCCGTCCAGCCTGCAGCTTCAAGGGCCGTTGCCACGGTCCGCGCAGCGTCCGGTGCCGTCATGTCGCACACGGCGAATGACGCCGTCGTGATTCCCGCCGCTTCCTGCCGTGCGCGGTCCACTGCGTTGGCGGAGTAGTCGAGCCCCAGCGCATGCGGGAAATGTTGGGCCAACAGCCGGGTGAAGCTGCCGTTGCCGCAGCCAACATCCACTATAGGAAGAGTGGGATCCAGCTGCTTCAAGCGCGGAAGGTAGCCCGTCAGTTCGTTGGCGCTTCCCGAATCCCACAGGACATCGCCGGTGGCACCGGTTGAACGGACGTTGCCCCAGTAGCGGTCCCAGGCCGTGAGCGGGTCCTTGGGGGCAGCTGAGGAGAGCCTGATGAGCCGGGGGATCAACAGGTACTTTTTGAGCGCGGAGAACATCCTCCAAATATATGGGGCGCTACGCCTCCACCAGCCACTCCAACGCTTCCGTTTCGGATGTGAAGAACTTGGTAGGACAAGGCGGCTTCATGATTCCCAGGAAGAAGTTGGCAATGACCCTGTCCACCGGGGAGGAACCCCACAGGGCGATCCGGGAAGCCTGGCAGGGCTTGGCAAAGACTGAT contains the following coding sequences:
- a CDS encoding class I SAM-dependent methyltransferase, giving the protein MFSALKKYLLIPRLIRLSSAAPKDPLTAWDRYWGNVRSTGATGDVLWDSGSANELTGYLPRLKQLDPTLPIVDVGCGNGSFTRLLAQHFPHALGLDYSANAVDRARQEAAGITTASFAVCDMTAPDAARTVATALEAAGWTGNANVFIRGVLHVLDRSGQAALAANLVPVVGSRGGVFLAETNFPGTPVDYVSHLGATRKSIPAPLEGAIRGLPMPGRFGAVQRARAFPTADWNLVEEGSTSIETRPLSNPSSPDLIPGYYALLRTRQS